In Candidatus Margulisiibacteriota bacterium, a single genomic region encodes these proteins:
- a CDS encoding response regulator yields MKNILVVEDVEDHLEIVKLILEQHNYSIITAANGKEGLLSAQKNKPMLILLDVMLPEMNGYEVCKAIRADENIKATPVIMLSVRSNPEDVEAGYAAGANEYMTKPFNLEELIKKVKKHLGEGA; encoded by the coding sequence ATGAAAAACATACTAGTTGTCGAGGACGTAGAAGACCACCTTGAGATAGTAAAGCTCATACTGGAGCAGCACAATTACAGCATCATCACCGCGGCCAACGGAAAAGAAGGCCTTTTATCGGCGCAAAAGAACAAACCCATGCTTATACTCCTGGATGTGATGCTGCCCGAGATGAACGGCTATGAGGTCTGCAAGGCCATCAGGGCAGATGAGAACATCAAGGCCACGCCCGTCATAATGCTGTCGGTAAGGTCCAATCCCGAAGATGTCGAGGCCGGTTATGCCGCAGGGGCCAACGAATACATGACAAAACCTTTCAATCTTGAAGAACTGATCAAGAAGGTCAAAAAACATCTTGGAGAGGGGGCCTAA
- a CDS encoding S8 family serine peptidase has translation MKRITAFLFLSLFLWTGAFAAKIDQAVVRQMKASPGKKLSAIVYMKGDVDTAFLPKSRKERADFLDSFTRSSQKGVSDFLSAGKKTGKVSSTKRFWTFNAFLIVAEGSVLEELAKRSDVERVIINRKLYLPPQPEVEPAPIMRTFASTTLEANIEQIRADEVWTGYGIRGAGVKVGIADTGCLSTHPDLSGKVVKEAYFDDSGTKVADTAADYQGHGTHVAGIIAGGNASGKYIGVAPQASLLVARVFDPDPLDPSKDTSSYAQVWAGVEWLIDNGAQVINLSLGDSAGESVDAWKTQIDRWNDLLGVPVICAIGNSGPSSNTTSSPGNVPKALGVGAVDGSDTVASYSSRGPSVWSSVSYTKPDISAPGSGIRSSWNDGSYSASSGTSMASPHVAGVAALMLGANPTLEAEEVKAIIKNNSHRMSGTTFPNNDYGWGRVDAFEAVTNSTGPDTDPPLIDHTPVTSAGYGEELTVASTVTDNRTTTPTVQLYYRNSDNVWEMQTMSCEAGSTLYRGVIPASAVNSDVEYYIKAVDIASNSSTFPIGAPSSLTKASVTAQDSLTVDNSSACPSPYTGAGDMNFSFYLSRPAQAQIRILNTSGETIRQISYSGLLGYNSVAWDGTDSFGEKVGNGTFIYQIVFRDDAGSFKTAKGKFIVLK, from the coding sequence ATGAAGAGAATAACAGCTTTCCTGTTCCTGTCATTGTTCCTTTGGACCGGCGCCTTTGCGGCAAAGATAGACCAGGCCGTTGTCCGGCAGATGAAGGCGTCCCCGGGGAAAAAGTTAAGCGCCATAGTCTACATGAAAGGGGATGTTGACACTGCCTTTTTGCCGAAAAGCCGCAAAGAAAGGGCCGATTTCTTGGACAGCTTTACACGCTCAAGCCAGAAGGGCGTGTCAGACTTTTTGTCTGCCGGGAAAAAGACAGGTAAAGTCTCCTCCACAAAAAGGTTCTGGACATTCAATGCTTTCTTGATAGTGGCGGAAGGTTCGGTCCTTGAGGAGCTTGCAAAAAGGAGTGATGTCGAAAGAGTGATCATTAACCGGAAGCTGTATCTCCCTCCGCAGCCCGAAGTTGAACCGGCCCCGATTATGAGAACTTTTGCGTCCACGACCCTTGAGGCCAACATTGAACAGATAAGGGCCGACGAAGTGTGGACCGGCTATGGTATCAGAGGCGCCGGCGTAAAAGTCGGGATAGCCGATACCGGCTGCCTTTCTACCCATCCGGACCTGTCCGGAAAAGTCGTCAAAGAGGCGTATTTTGACGATTCGGGGACCAAAGTCGCGGACACAGCCGCTGATTACCAGGGGCACGGCACCCATGTGGCTGGGATAATAGCCGGAGGCAACGCATCTGGAAAGTATATCGGCGTAGCTCCGCAGGCCTCTCTTCTGGTGGCAAGAGTGTTTGATCCGGACCCACTGGACCCATCCAAGGACACATCTTCTTATGCGCAAGTCTGGGCAGGAGTGGAATGGCTCATAGACAACGGAGCGCAGGTGATCAATCTGTCACTGGGGGACTCTGCCGGGGAGTCAGTTGACGCATGGAAGACCCAGATCGACAGATGGAACGACCTGCTGGGGGTACCGGTTATCTGCGCCATAGGCAACAGCGGTCCGTCTTCCAACACAACCTCCAGCCCGGGCAATGTTCCAAAAGCGCTTGGAGTGGGCGCAGTGGACGGCTCGGATACTGTGGCCAGTTACAGCTCTAGAGGCCCCTCGGTCTGGAGTTCGGTCTCTTACACAAAACCGGACATAAGCGCTCCGGGAAGCGGCATAAGGTCTTCCTGGAATGACGGTTCCTATTCGGCTAGTTCCGGGACTTCCATGGCCAGCCCGCATGTGGCAGGAGTTGCGGCGCTTATGCTGGGGGCAAATCCCACCCTGGAGGCGGAAGAGGTCAAGGCCATAATCAAGAACAATTCGCACAGGATGAGCGGGACCACTTTTCCCAACAACGACTATGGCTGGGGAAGAGTGGACGCTTTTGAGGCGGTCACAAATTCCACCGGTCCGGACACGGACCCGCCGCTGATAGACCATACTCCTGTCACATCGGCAGGGTATGGAGAGGAGCTGACCGTAGCGTCCACCGTTACGGATAACCGCACCACCACTCCCACTGTCCAGCTTTATTACAGGAACTCGGACAATGTCTGGGAGATGCAAACCATGTCTTGCGAAGCCGGCAGCACCCTTTACAGGGGCGTTATCCCTGCCTCTGCGGTAAACAGCGATGTGGAGTATTATATAAAAGCCGTCGATATCGCTTCCAACAGTTCGACCTTCCCGATAGGAGCGCCGTCCTCACTTACCAAGGCAAGCGTTACCGCCCAGGATTCGCTGACCGTGGATAACAGCAGCGCCTGTCCCAGCCCTTATACGGGGGCCGGCGATATGAACTTTTCTTTTTATCTGTCCAGGCCGGCTCAGGCCCAGATAAGGATACTTAACACCTCCGGCGAAACCATCAGGCAGATCTCTTACTCGGGGCTGCTTGGCTATAACAGCGTTGCCTGGGACGGAACCGACTCCTTTGGCGAAAAGGTAGGCAACGGAACTTTTATTTACCAGATAGTGTTCAGGGACGATGCCGGGTCATTCAAGACAGCCAAGGGAAAATTCATAGTCCTCAAATAA
- a CDS encoding NAD(P)H-binding protein, which yields MKKFGFIGYPLNSDLWFKFNPQSSGVPIEDLKKHMMVSKPIFASNITGVKSVNGEEIEGYLALVPLFPDQILDLDTKFVINKIVEACDLVKSKGARIVGLGGLTSVVGNQGEMVANKLDIAVTTGNSYTAAMTIEATNKAADLMGISVHKAKVAIVGATGSIGSICSYNFSETAREVVLVARNQRRLGELQNRLKKKGVSTVLTSKDIKEAIADADIVITATSAPQILVDVMDLKKGALVCDVAIPRNVSFESKKIRGDVLVIDGGLIKPPGNMKIDLDIGLPQEIAYACLSETMILAFEGRFENYTLGRGLDIDKVKEITSLGVKHGFSLSEFKSFGKTVTKSDIKRIRENAKN from the coding sequence ATGAAGAAATTTGGTTTTATAGGATATCCTTTGAATAGCGACCTGTGGTTCAAATTTAATCCGCAGTCAAGCGGCGTTCCAATAGAAGATCTCAAAAAACACATGATGGTGTCAAAGCCGATCTTTGCGTCCAATATTACCGGGGTCAAGTCTGTTAATGGAGAGGAGATCGAAGGATATCTTGCTTTGGTCCCACTTTTCCCAGATCAGATACTTGATTTGGATACAAAGTTCGTGATCAATAAGATCGTCGAGGCGTGCGACTTAGTTAAGTCCAAAGGAGCGAGAATTGTTGGGCTTGGAGGGTTAACTTCTGTGGTGGGGAATCAGGGAGAAATGGTTGCGAATAAACTTGATATTGCGGTGACTACAGGTAACAGTTACACAGCGGCAATGACAATAGAAGCTACTAATAAGGCTGCTGATCTGATGGGTATCAGTGTTCATAAGGCTAAGGTCGCTATTGTCGGGGCTACTGGATCTATAGGGAGCATCTGCTCGTATAATTTTTCAGAAACTGCCAGAGAGGTTGTCCTAGTGGCAAGAAACCAGCGAAGATTGGGAGAGCTTCAAAACCGTCTCAAAAAGAAAGGAGTCTCAACTGTTCTAACATCTAAGGATATCAAAGAAGCAATAGCCGACGCTGATATTGTTATAACCGCAACAAGCGCTCCCCAGATTTTAGTTGATGTAATGGATCTTAAAAAGGGCGCATTGGTTTGTGATGTTGCTATTCCGAGGAATGTTTCTTTTGAATCAAAAAAGATAAGGGGAGATGTGCTGGTCATAGACGGCGGTCTTATTAAACCTCCCGGGAATATGAAGATAGATCTTGATATTGGACTGCCTCAAGAAATCGCGTATGCGTGTCTTAGCGAGACCATGATCCTTGCTTTTGAAGGAAGATTTGAAAATTATACTCTTGGCAGAGGATTGGATATAGACAAGGTAAAAGAGATTACCTCCCTCGGGGTAAAACATGGGTTTTCCTTGTCGGAATTTAAGAGTTTTGGAAAAACCGTAACAAAGTCGGACATTAAAAGGATTAGAGAAAACGCAAAAAACTAA